The Phormidium ambiguum IAM M-71 genome contains a region encoding:
- a CDS encoding Dethiobiotin synthetase: MDYKTARNFLINQGTALETQRNPDDFLMRLGQGKSPVPGQLTSILLALKMVFDALKDEPNLDKELVYALHLLSFESRHFYEKGLRDGVEWPFLLNEDLNRVDVAVRGIFSGTWQS, from the coding sequence ATGGATTACAAAACAGCCCGAAATTTCCTCATTAATCAGGGAACTGCCCTGGAAACCCAACGAAATCCTGACGATTTTCTCATGCGCCTCGGTCAGGGTAAGTCACCAGTACCAGGACAGCTAACATCTATATTATTAGCGTTAAAGATGGTCTTCGATGCTTTGAAAGACGAACCTAATTTAGACAAAGAATTGGTCTATGCTTTGCATTTGTTGAGTTTCGAGAGTCGTCACTTTTATGAAAAGGGACTTCGTGATGGGGTGGAGTGGCCTTTTTTGCTCAATGAAGATTTAAACCGAGTTGATGTCGCTGTTAGAGGTATCTTTTCTGGTACTTGGCAAAGTTAA